The Desulfarculaceae bacterium genome window below encodes:
- a CDS encoding Crp/Fnr family transcriptional regulator: MARGTVLESTPEQRRELFGRAMGFEGLGPEQIAAIAEMSFYAHYAKGAPVFLQEDPCEFFYLVAEGLVKVFISSSSGICVTYLLAKRGEPLNLIGPFTGSPRILSAEAMQESVVACIPSTEFVAFALANPLLLANIMTILGKAIDSANSRIVDMVEKRVEQRLVRVLTTLFDKFGSEIKLTSGELAELAGTTTESTLRTMGRLRSLGIVESRRGQVRIISPTSLKNLEDDPLWV, encoded by the coding sequence ATGGCGCGGGGGACGGTGCTGGAGAGCACACCGGAGCAGCGCAGGGAGCTGTTCGGGCGGGCCATGGGCTTCGAGGGCCTGGGGCCGGAGCAGATCGCGGCGATCGCCGAGATGTCCTTTTACGCCCACTACGCCAAGGGCGCGCCGGTGTTCTTGCAGGAGGACCCCTGCGAGTTCTTCTACCTGGTGGCCGAGGGCCTGGTGAAGGTCTTCATCTCCTCCTCCAGCGGCATCTGCGTCACCTACCTTCTGGCCAAGCGCGGCGAGCCCCTCAACCTCATCGGTCCCTTCACCGGCAGCCCCCGCATCCTCTCGGCCGAGGCCATGCAGGAAAGCGTGGTGGCCTGCATCCCCAGCACCGAGTTCGTGGCCTTCGCCCTGGCCAACCCCCTGCTCCTGGCCAACATCATGACCATCCTGGGCAAGGCCATCGACAGCGCCAACAGCCGCATCGTGGACATGGTGGAAAAGCGGGTGGAGCAGCGCCTGGTCCGGGTGCTCACCACCCTTTTCGATAAGTTCGGCTCCGAGATAAAGCTGACCAGCGGCGAGCTGGCCGAGCTGGCCGGCACCACCACCGAATCCACCCTGCGCACCATGGGCCGCCTCAGGAGCCTGGGCATCGTGGAGAGCCGCCGGGGCCAGGTGCGCATCATCTCCCCCACCTCGCTCAAAAATCTGGAAGACGACCCCCTCTGGGTTTAG
- a CDS encoding TRAP transporter large permease, with the protein MSPTVIGVIGILVLIVVIFSRMPVAYVMTLVGFVGFAVQVNPEAALKLLARDFYSVYSSYGLTIIPLFIFMGQIAFNAGISRRLYDSAYKMVGCYRGGLATATVCACTAFGAVCGSSPATAATMATVGLPEMKRYGYGDELATGSVASGGGLGMLMPPSVVLIVYGILTEQSIGKLFVAGIMPAVFITFMFAVAVWVYCYFAPQQGPACSAFTWRERLLSLSETGETMLVFLLVMGGLFAGVFTPTEAGAVGAAAVCLVALVRRQLTWAGFKKSIYETLRTSCMVLLLVAGATVFGHFLAVTRITFDVAEWVAALNMPDFMVVAMIVLVYLIGGCFIDALALIMLTIPIFYPIIMDLGYDPVWFGVIIVLVTQMGVITPPVGINVYVVNGIAQDVPLEKIFKGALPFLLALIVGTGFIVLFPQIALWLPNLMY; encoded by the coding sequence ATGAGCCCCACCGTAATCGGCGTCATCGGCATCCTGGTCCTGATCGTGGTCATCTTCTCCCGCATGCCCGTGGCCTACGTCATGACCCTGGTGGGCTTCGTGGGCTTCGCGGTGCAGGTGAACCCCGAGGCGGCCCTCAAGCTCCTGGCCCGCGACTTTTACAGCGTCTACAGTTCCTACGGGCTGACCATCATTCCCCTGTTCATCTTCATGGGCCAGATCGCCTTCAACGCGGGCATCAGCCGGCGCTTGTACGATTCGGCCTATAAGATGGTGGGCTGCTACCGGGGCGGCCTGGCCACGGCCACGGTCTGCGCCTGCACCGCCTTCGGCGCGGTGTGCGGCTCCTCGCCGGCCACCGCCGCCACCATGGCCACGGTGGGCCTGCCCGAGATGAAGCGCTACGGCTACGGCGACGAGCTGGCCACCGGCTCGGTGGCCTCGGGCGGCGGGCTGGGCATGCTCATGCCCCCCAGCGTGGTGCTCATCGTCTACGGCATCCTCACCGAGCAGTCCATCGGCAAGCTGTTCGTGGCCGGCATCATGCCCGCCGTGTTCATCACCTTCATGTTCGCGGTGGCGGTGTGGGTCTACTGCTACTTCGCGCCCCAGCAGGGCCCGGCCTGCTCTGCCTTCACCTGGCGCGAGCGCCTGCTCTCGCTGAGCGAGACCGGCGAGACCATGCTGGTGTTCCTGCTGGTCATGGGCGGTCTCTTCGCCGGGGTCTTCACCCCCACCGAGGCCGGCGCGGTGGGCGCGGCGGCGGTGTGCCTGGTGGCCCTGGTGCGGCGCCAGCTCACCTGGGCGGGCTTCAAGAAGAGCATCTACGAGACGCTGCGCACCTCGTGCATGGTGCTGCTCTTGGTGGCCGGGGCCACGGTCTTCGGCCACTTCCTGGCGGTCACCCGCATCACCTTCGACGTGGCCGAATGGGTGGCCGCGCTGAACATGCCCGACTTCATGGTGGTGGCCATGATCGTGCTGGTCTACCTGATCGGCGGCTGTTTCATCGACGCCCTGGCCCTGATCATGCTGACCATCCCCATCTTCTATCCCATCATCATGGACCTGGGCTACGACCCGGTCTGGTTCGGGGTGATCATCGTGCTGGTCACCCAGATGGGGGTCATCACCCCTCCGGTGGGCATTAACGTCTACGTGGTCAACGGCATCGCCCAGGACGTTCCCCTGGAGAAGATTTTCAAGGGCGCGCTGCCCTTCCTGCTGGCCCTCATCGTGGGCACCGGCTTCATCGTGTTGTTCCCACAGATCGCCCTGTGGCTACCCAACTTAATGTATTGA
- a CDS encoding transporter substrate-binding domain-containing protein, translating into MIKKPGPITRTACLLVLLLLAAACGQIDAQDPLSHKERSWLEEHGPVSVATDFSYHPFSFVSNTGQPEGICVDMWKVMAEKLRFQVKFLTMADSKEIADLRQGTLDSSTGMFPLPERRLYLDFSNPFYPVTTAIFLNIGSRPASGLDGLHGVPTGAVKGDSGAAALIKAGIKPILYDTYEACVQALGANRVEAAVMDDPVMLYWRDRLKLGDRISWAPGNAVVERSDLALPVKKGNEVLLSILNKGLALVSGAEIQRIRERYIR; encoded by the coding sequence TTGATAAAAAAACCCGGCCCCATCACCCGGACAGCCTGCCTGCTGGTCCTTTTGCTCCTGGCCGCGGCCTGTGGCCAGATAGACGCCCAGGACCCGCTGAGCCACAAGGAACGCTCCTGGTTGGAGGAGCACGGTCCGGTGAGCGTGGCCACCGATTTCTCCTACCACCCCTTCTCCTTCGTGAGCAACACGGGCCAGCCCGAGGGCATCTGCGTGGACATGTGGAAGGTCATGGCCGAGAAGCTGCGCTTCCAGGTCAAGTTTCTGACCATGGCCGACTCCAAGGAGATCGCCGATCTGCGCCAGGGCACCCTGGACTCCAGCACCGGCATGTTCCCCCTGCCCGAGCGCCGGCTGTACCTGGATTTCTCCAACCCCTTCTACCCGGTGACCACCGCCATCTTTTTGAACATCGGCAGCCGGCCGGCGAGCGGGCTGGACGGCCTGCACGGGGTGCCCACCGGCGCGGTCAAGGGCGACTCCGGCGCGGCCGCGCTGATCAAGGCGGGCATCAAGCCGATCCTCTACGACACTTACGAGGCCTGCGTGCAGGCCTTGGGCGCGAACCGGGTGGAGGCGGCGGTCATGGACGATCCGGTGATGCTCTACTGGCGCGACCGCCTCAAGCTGGGCGACCGCATCTCCTGGGCCCCGGGCAACGCGGTGGTGGAGCGCAGCGACCTGGCCCTGCCGGTGAAAAAAGGCAACGAGGTGCTCCTGTCCATCCTCAACAAGGGCCTGGCCCTGGTCTCGGGCGCGGAGATCCAGCGCATCCGGGAGCGCTATATTCGCTGA
- a CDS encoding 2-oxoacid:acceptor oxidoreductase subunit alpha, giving the protein MSRDSLNIMIGGEAGQGLVTIGQVLSKCLIKSGYHILVTQDYMSRVRGGHNTFTIRAAARELDSPTEGVDLLVALNQETLDLHGKELNSGAVVVAGQDLTCAGARCLGVPYKELAEGRHVNTIALGVTAGLLGLDQELVADTLTTALGKKKDDKVVAANREGLAASFDWLAKQEADCGVLPKPQEAPPRMMLGGNQAIALGALAAGLKFLAFYPMTPSTSIALTIIAHADELGVVYEQAEDEIAAINMALGASYAGAPALVCTSGGGYALMTEGLSLAGMTETPIVIAIAMRPGPATGLPTRTEQGDLLFALHGGHGEFPRAILAPGDVKQCFEAGYRALHLAEKYQGPVFILTDQFLADSLRALEPFGLEGREAVRPGGQGKEGADYRRYEITPDGISPRRLPGMGPELVVADSDEHTQQGHITEDLELRVRMQHKRMLKEKGLKAETIPPSFAGPEEPETLLVSWGSSQGPVAAAARRLRDEGQSVGTCHFSQVWPLDPEQFAPRMARAGSVVVIEGNATGQFAGLLKKEAGIIAQRFIGRFDGLNLTPEYILRQLAN; this is encoded by the coding sequence ATGTCCCGTGACAGCCTTAACATCATGATCGGCGGCGAGGCCGGCCAAGGCCTGGTCACCATCGGCCAGGTCCTGAGCAAGTGCCTCATAAAAAGCGGCTACCACATCCTGGTCACCCAGGACTACATGTCCCGCGTGCGGGGAGGGCACAACACCTTCACCATCCGCGCTGCGGCCCGCGAGCTGGACAGCCCCACCGAGGGAGTGGATCTCTTGGTGGCCCTGAACCAAGAGACCCTGGACCTGCACGGCAAGGAGCTCAATTCCGGCGCGGTGGTGGTGGCCGGCCAGGATCTGACCTGCGCCGGGGCCCGCTGCCTGGGCGTGCCCTACAAAGAGCTGGCCGAGGGACGCCACGTGAACACCATCGCCCTGGGGGTGACCGCCGGGCTGCTGGGGCTGGACCAGGAGCTGGTGGCCGACACCCTGACCACCGCCCTGGGCAAAAAGAAAGACGACAAGGTGGTGGCCGCCAACCGCGAGGGCCTGGCCGCCAGCTTTGACTGGCTGGCCAAGCAGGAGGCGGACTGCGGGGTGCTGCCCAAGCCCCAGGAGGCGCCGCCCCGCATGATGCTGGGCGGCAACCAGGCCATTGCCCTGGGGGCCCTGGCCGCGGGGCTCAAGTTCCTGGCCTTCTACCCCATGACCCCCTCCACCTCCATCGCGCTCACCATCATCGCCCACGCCGACGAACTGGGCGTGGTCTACGAGCAGGCCGAGGACGAGATCGCGGCCATCAACATGGCCCTGGGCGCGTCCTATGCCGGGGCCCCGGCCCTGGTCTGCACCAGCGGCGGGGGCTATGCCCTGATGACCGAGGGCCTCTCCCTGGCGGGCATGACCGAGACCCCCATCGTCATCGCCATCGCCATGCGCCCCGGCCCGGCCACCGGCCTGCCCACCCGCACCGAGCAGGGCGACCTCTTGTTCGCCCTGCACGGCGGCCACGGCGAGTTCCCCCGGGCCATCCTGGCTCCGGGCGACGTGAAGCAGTGCTTCGAGGCGGGCTACCGCGCCCTGCATTTGGCCGAGAAATACCAGGGTCCGGTGTTTATCCTCACCGATCAGTTCCTGGCCGACAGCCTCAGGGCCTTGGAGCCCTTCGGCCTGGAGGGCCGCGAGGCGGTGCGCCCAGGAGGACAGGGGAAAGAGGGCGCGGACTACCGGCGCTACGAAATCACCCCCGACGGCATCTCCCCCCGCCGTTTGCCGGGCATGGGCCCGGAGCTGGTGGTGGCCGACAGCGACGAGCACACCCAACAGGGCCACATCACCGAGGACCTGGAGCTCCGGGTGCGCATGCAGCACAAGCGCATGCTCAAGGAAAAGGGTCTCAAGGCCGAGACTATCCCGCCCAGCTTCGCCGGTCCCGAGGAGCCCGAGACGCTTTTGGTGAGCTGGGGCAGCAGCCAGGGGCCGGTGGCCGCGGCGGCCCGCCGTTTGCGCGACGAGGGCCAGTCCGTGGGCACCTGCCATTTCAGCCAGGTCTGGCCGCTGGACCCGGAGCAGTTCGCCCCGCGCATGGCCCGGGCGGGCTCGGTGGTGGTCATCGAAGGCAACGCCACCGGCCAGTTCGCGGGCCTGCTCAAGAAAGAGGCGGGCATCATCGCCCAGCGCTTCATCGGGCGCTTCGACGGACTGAACCTCACCCCGGAATACATCCTGCGCCAACTGGCCAACTAG
- a CDS encoding 2-oxoacid ferredoxin oxidoreductase (catalyzes the coenzyme A-dependent decarboxylation of 2-oxoacids, such as pyruvate and 2-oxoglutarate): MVKIEDYGEIETAWCPGCGNFGIRNALIRALVDKGLAPQDILLVSGIGQAAKTPHYIPCNAFNGLHGRGLPAATGAALAHPGLKVILTSGDGCNYGEGGNHFLGGLRRNVDLTMLVHDNQIYGLTKGQASPTSLEGMHTKAQPHGVHLVPFNPVAVAVSLHVGFVARGFAGELEHLAGLIAQALEHKGLALVDILQPCVSFNKLNTYEWYKQRVRKLEKGEHDPTDWEAAIKLSYEFGDSIPLGVIYENQRASFQEFFPVLKDGPLAGQGTDYGKLKGILESYA, translated from the coding sequence ATGGTCAAGATAGAAGATTACGGCGAGATCGAAACCGCCTGGTGCCCCGGCTGCGGCAACTTCGGCATCAGGAACGCCCTGATCCGGGCCCTGGTGGACAAGGGCCTGGCGCCCCAGGACATCCTGCTGGTCAGCGGCATCGGCCAGGCGGCCAAGACCCCGCACTACATCCCCTGCAACGCCTTCAACGGCCTGCACGGCCGGGGCCTGCCCGCGGCCACCGGCGCGGCCCTGGCCCATCCCGGGCTCAAGGTGATCCTCACCAGCGGCGACGGCTGCAACTACGGCGAGGGCGGCAACCATTTCCTGGGTGGGCTCAGGCGCAACGTGGACCTGACCATGCTGGTGCACGACAACCAGATCTACGGCCTGACCAAGGGCCAGGCCAGCCCCACCAGCCTGGAAGGCATGCACACCAAGGCCCAGCCCCACGGGGTGCACCTGGTGCCCTTCAATCCGGTGGCCGTGGCGGTCAGCCTGCACGTGGGCTTCGTGGCCCGGGGGTTCGCCGGAGAGCTGGAGCATTTGGCCGGGCTCATCGCCCAGGCCCTGGAGCACAAGGGCCTGGCCCTGGTGGATATTCTGCAACCCTGCGTTTCCTTCAACAAACTCAACACCTATGAGTGGTATAAACAGAGGGTGCGCAAGCTGGAAAAAGGCGAGCACGACCCCACCGACTGGGAGGCGGCCATCAAGCTCAGCTACGAGTTCGGCGACAGCATCCCCCTGGGGGTCATCTACGAGAATCAGCGCGCCTCGTTCCAGGAGTTCTTCCCGGTGCTCAAAGACGGCCCCCTGGCGGGACAGGGCACCGATTACGGCAAGCTCAAGGGAATCTTGGAGAGCTACGCTTGA
- a CDS encoding TRAP transporter small permease: MDKAVDQLINLLKRIGGIALTGMMVITCVDVIFRAFDHPIFGAVEIVSFMATLVLACAMPLTDHEHGHVGVDLFVRKFKPRTQAWYSGIGNLVAGTLFGLVCWQMFLYGNTVKDSGEVSMSLQFPDYVLIYAVAVAFGVLSLVIFNDSVNYLKKAAGK; encoded by the coding sequence ATGGACAAGGCTGTGGATCAGCTAATCAACCTGCTTAAACGCATCGGGGGCATCGCCCTCACGGGGATGATGGTCATCACCTGTGTGGACGTCATCTTCCGCGCCTTCGATCACCCCATCTTCGGGGCGGTGGAGATCGTGAGCTTCATGGCCACCCTGGTGCTGGCCTGCGCCATGCCGCTTACCGACCACGAGCACGGCCACGTGGGCGTGGACCTGTTCGTCAGGAAGTTCAAACCGCGCACCCAGGCCTGGTACAGCGGCATCGGCAACCTGGTGGCCGGCACCCTGTTCGGCCTGGTTTGCTGGCAGATGTTCCTCTACGGCAACACGGTCAAGGATTCCGGCGAGGTCTCCATGAGCCTCCAGTTCCCGGACTACGTCCTCATCTACGCGGTGGCGGTGGCCTTCGGGGTGCTCAGCCTGGTCATTTTCAACGACAGCGTGAACTACCTGAAAAAGGCGGCCGGCAAATGA
- a CDS encoding CoB--CoM heterodisulfide reductase iron-sulfur subunit B family protein: protein MRFALFLGCKIPAYVPHYEIATRRVMAELGVELVDVEFPCCGYPLRHLYFRSYLLAGARAMALSEARGLDLVTPCKCCFGSLQRVRAFLEERPELREEINQELAEEGLAYTGAARVLHILQVLHDELGAPALRERVVRPFEGLDAAVLYGCHLVRPSKITRFDDPARPHIIDQLVSLTGARPVPYAGRLNCCGAPVRERNEELSLAMIRDRLSEARDAGAHILVIACPYSQMQAEWAYTLAGPEPQRELIQGPVLYPQLLGLSMGLGPDELALTQNIPSAEYLLSFLPRP, encoded by the coding sequence ATGCGTTTTGCGCTGTTTTTGGGCTGTAAGATTCCCGCCTACGTGCCGCATTACGAGATTGCCACCCGCCGGGTGATGGCCGAGCTGGGGGTGGAGCTGGTGGACGTGGAGTTCCCCTGCTGCGGCTACCCCCTGCGCCACCTCTACTTCCGCTCCTATCTGCTCGCCGGGGCCCGCGCCATGGCCCTGAGCGAGGCCCGGGGCCTGGACCTGGTGACGCCCTGCAAGTGCTGCTTCGGCAGCCTCCAGCGGGTGCGGGCCTTTTTGGAAGAGCGTCCGGAGCTGCGGGAGGAGATCAACCAAGAGCTGGCCGAAGAGGGGCTGGCCTACACCGGCGCGGCGAGGGTGCTGCATATTTTGCAGGTGCTGCACGATGAGCTGGGAGCCCCGGCCCTGCGCGAGCGGGTGGTGCGGCCCTTCGAGGGCCTCGACGCGGCGGTGCTCTACGGCTGCCATCTGGTGCGGCCCAGCAAGATAACCCGCTTCGACGACCCGGCCCGGCCCCATATCATCGACCAGCTGGTGAGCCTCACCGGGGCGCGGCCGGTGCCCTATGCCGGACGGCTCAACTGCTGTGGCGCGCCGGTGCGCGAGCGCAACGAGGAGCTGTCCCTGGCCATGATCCGGGACCGCCTGAGCGAGGCCCGCGACGCCGGGGCCCATATCTTGGTCATCGCCTGCCCCTACTCCCAGATGCAGGCCGAGTGGGCCTACACCCTGGCCGGGCCCGAGCCCCAGCGGGAGTTGATCCAGGGGCCGGTGCTCTATCCCCAGCTATTGGGCCTGAGCATGGGCCTGGGCCCGGATGAGCTGGCCCTGACCCAAAACATCCCCAGTGCGGAATATCTTCTGAGCTTCCTGCCCCGGCCCTAG
- a CDS encoding AAA family ATPase, whose protein sequence is MAPSRPSDNKPEGALNWEDCDLTPSQREALATLIVSAERSEGWAMVVGQAGSGKGELIDCLKAALGPQYLTVVVTAQKVHSPMDLCRELGPSLDIPECNYKARFLLDLRAQIETCHRDCRKILLLVKDAHLLSEEMLQELELLGNTDQFSPRVLNLFLFARPQILPVLERMGATNLKHNLRRFRRLEPKEPVPQAKGERRRRPRHLQGIDYSLGRGKLPPSKASISYDTPHEPAKAAGRAESKDLLEKAFGATLRPKTLPVLD, encoded by the coding sequence GTGGCACCATCACGCCCTAGCGACAACAAGCCCGAAGGCGCCCTCAACTGGGAAGACTGCGACCTGACCCCCAGCCAGCGGGAGGCTCTGGCCACGCTCATCGTGTCCGCCGAGCGCAGCGAGGGCTGGGCCATGGTGGTGGGGCAGGCGGGCAGCGGCAAGGGCGAGCTGATCGACTGCCTCAAGGCCGCCCTGGGCCCGCAGTACCTCACCGTGGTGGTCACCGCCCAGAAGGTGCACTCGCCCATGGACCTTTGCCGCGAATTGGGCCCCAGCCTGGACATCCCGGAGTGCAACTACAAGGCCCGCTTCCTCCTGGACCTCCGGGCCCAGATCGAGACCTGCCACCGCGACTGCCGCAAGATTCTGCTCCTGGTCAAGGACGCCCACCTGCTCAGCGAGGAGATGCTCCAGGAGCTGGAGCTGTTGGGCAACACCGACCAGTTCTCCCCCCGGGTGCTCAACTTGTTCCTCTTCGCCCGGCCCCAGATTCTGCCGGTGCTGGAGCGCATGGGCGCCACCAACCTCAAGCACAACCTGCGCCGCTTCCGGCGCCTGGAGCCCAAGGAGCCGGTGCCCCAGGCCAAGGGCGAACGCCGCCGGCGGCCCCGCCATTTGCAGGGCATCGACTACTCCCTGGGCCGGGGCAAGCTGCCGCCGAGCAAGGCCAGCATCTCCTACGACACGCCCCACGAGCCGGCCAAGGCCGCCGGGCGCGCCGAGAGCAAGGATCTGCTGGAAAAAGCCTTCGGCGCCACCCTGCGGCCCAAGACCCTGCCGGTCCTGGATTAG
- a CDS encoding TRAP transporter substrate-binding protein: MAAFTITALPAAAAEEIKLTYSCFFPPSHIQSKLADAWCKEVEKRTKGKVKVQYFPGQTLTKAKQVYDGTVQGMSDLGFCLFAYNRGRFPLMEVVDLPLGYKSGKAATQVANAVYEKFKPKELDDVQVMYLHAHGPGLLHTKDKPVTKMEDLKGLKIRSHGTTAKVVEALGGTPVAMPMPELYQALQRGVVDGGMYPVETNKGWRMAEVVKYCTQNYANAYTTTFYVVMNKDKWNSLPKDVQETIIQINKEWIPKHGAAWDKSDQVGREFMLKKGRKFLSLTPEEAARWKKATDPVLGEYVKQTSAKGVPAKEALEYTQKKLAEVNK, from the coding sequence ATGGCGGCATTCACCATCACTGCCCTGCCGGCGGCCGCGGCGGAGGAGATCAAGCTTACCTACTCTTGCTTCTTCCCGCCCAGCCACATCCAGTCCAAATTGGCCGACGCCTGGTGCAAAGAGGTCGAGAAGCGCACCAAGGGCAAGGTGAAGGTGCAATACTTCCCCGGCCAGACCCTTACCAAGGCCAAGCAGGTCTATGACGGCACGGTCCAGGGCATGAGCGACCTGGGCTTCTGCCTGTTCGCCTACAACCGGGGCCGCTTCCCCCTGATGGAGGTGGTGGACCTGCCCCTGGGCTACAAGAGCGGCAAGGCGGCCACCCAGGTGGCCAACGCGGTCTATGAGAAGTTCAAGCCCAAGGAGCTGGACGACGTCCAGGTGATGTACCTCCACGCTCATGGGCCAGGACTGCTGCACACCAAGGACAAGCCGGTCACCAAGATGGAGGACCTTAAGGGCCTCAAGATCCGCTCCCACGGCACCACCGCCAAGGTGGTCGAGGCCCTGGGCGGCACCCCGGTGGCCATGCCCATGCCCGAGCTCTACCAGGCCCTGCAACGCGGCGTGGTGGACGGCGGCATGTACCCGGTGGAGACCAACAAGGGCTGGCGCATGGCCGAGGTGGTCAAGTACTGCACCCAGAACTACGCCAACGCCTACACCACCACCTTCTACGTAGTGATGAACAAGGACAAGTGGAACTCCCTGCCCAAGGACGTGCAGGAGACCATCATCCAGATCAACAAGGAATGGATCCCCAAGCACGGCGCGGCCTGGGACAAGTCCGACCAAGTTGGTCGCGAGTTCATGCTCAAGAAGGGACGCAAGTTCCTGTCGCTGACCCCCGAAGAGGCGGCTCGCTGGAAAAAGGCCACCGACCCGGTGCTGGGCGAGTACGTCAAGCAGACCAGCGCCAAGGGCGTTCCCGCCAAGGAGGCCCTGGAGTACACCCAGAAGAAGCTGGCCGAAGTCAACAAGTAG
- a CDS encoding PAS domain S-box protein yields MVPKHPPPSQAQQEIEALESRLRELRGDGIASRLEQSEAKFRALTETAASAIFIIQDGRFVYMNPAGQKLGGYGMDELGAMDSLAIVHPEHRELTGRYARDLLEGRQVPAHYQIRILAKDGRELWAELTAAHFEHQGRPAIIGTATDITEHKQAQESLQESQKRLADIINFLPDPTFAINRAGQVIVWNRAVEELTGIAAEDIVGKGDYEYALPFWGERRPILADLAMEWDQSYEDRYPFVSRQGHTLLTEAFAPGIPPDGAYLWGKASALFDSQGQVAGAIETVRDITTRRDMEEALRESAAHHLALVNSLPVGVISVDPDFHITEINPQGLAILGYGPEEVLGLPCGEVLRSEACHGTCPIRQSLLSRLPTGPVDTSFVSKHGVRKAVRLSASGLYNAAGELVGGVEVFQDVSQLKALERERANLVSMFAHDMKTPLVGIQGFALRLIKRGEQTEPAKQRQYLEVIRRQAEQLEKIINDFLDFARLETGRLKLNFSAVDLEKEVTELMEDFSPRYAQKGLELVLTSGEKLPVIEADPVHLRRALGNLLDNALKYSDQGGTVSIEFQDEGPKVTLRVRDQGAGIPPADLPYIFDMFYRSESQGKKAGHGLGLAGVEAIARGHGGRVLVTSEPGKGSVFSVELPKQQPLEQE; encoded by the coding sequence ATGGTGCCGAAGCATCCCCCGCCGAGCCAGGCGCAGCAGGAGATCGAGGCCCTGGAGAGCCGCCTGCGCGAGCTGCGCGGCGACGGCATCGCCAGCCGCCTGGAGCAGAGCGAGGCCAAGTTCCGGGCCCTCACCGAGACCGCGGCCTCGGCCATCTTCATCATCCAGGACGGCCGCTTCGTGTACATGAACCCGGCCGGGCAGAAGCTGGGCGGCTACGGCATGGACGAGCTGGGGGCCATGGACTCCCTGGCCATCGTGCACCCGGAGCACCGCGAGCTGACCGGCCGCTACGCCAGAGACTTGCTTGAGGGCCGCCAGGTCCCCGCTCATTACCAGATCAGGATCCTCGCCAAGGACGGCCGCGAGCTGTGGGCCGAGCTGACCGCCGCCCACTTCGAGCACCAGGGGCGGCCGGCCATCATCGGCACGGCCACCGACATCACCGAGCACAAGCAGGCCCAGGAGTCCTTGCAGGAGTCGCAAAAGCGCCTGGCCGACATCATCAACTTTTTGCCCGACCCCACCTTTGCCATTAACCGTGCGGGCCAGGTGATCGTGTGGAACCGGGCCGTCGAGGAGCTCACCGGCATTGCGGCCGAGGACATCGTGGGCAAGGGCGACTACGAGTACGCCCTGCCCTTCTGGGGCGAGCGGCGGCCCATCCTGGCCGACCTGGCCATGGAGTGGGACCAGAGCTACGAGGACCGCTACCCCTTTGTGAGCCGCCAGGGCCACACCCTGCTCACCGAGGCCTTCGCGCCGGGCATCCCGCCCGACGGGGCCTACCTCTGGGGCAAGGCCTCGGCCCTGTTCGACAGCCAGGGACAGGTGGCGGGGGCCATCGAGACGGTGCGCGACATCACTACCCGCCGCGACATGGAAGAGGCCCTGCGCGAGTCGGCCGCGCACCACCTGGCCCTGGTCAACAGCCTGCCGGTGGGGGTGATCTCGGTGGACCCGGATTTCCACATCACCGAGATAAACCCCCAGGGTCTGGCCATCCTGGGCTACGGCCCGGAGGAGGTGTTGGGCCTCCCCTGCGGCGAGGTGCTGCGCTCCGAGGCCTGCCACGGCACCTGCCCCATCCGCCAGTCCCTGCTGAGCCGCCTGCCCACCGGGCCGGTGGACACCAGCTTCGTGAGCAAGCACGGAGTGCGCAAGGCGGTGCGCCTGAGCGCCTCGGGGCTCTACAACGCGGCGGGCGAGCTGGTGGGCGGGGTGGAGGTGTTCCAGGACGTGAGCCAGCTCAAGGCCCTGGAGCGGGAGCGGGCCAACCTGGTGTCCATGTTCGCCCACGACATGAAGACCCCCCTGGTGGGCATCCAGGGCTTTGCCCTGCGCCTAATCAAGCGGGGTGAGCAGACCGAGCCCGCCAAGCAGCGGCAGTATCTGGAGGTGATCCGCCGCCAGGCCGAGCAGCTGGAAAAGATCATCAACGACTTTTTGGATTTCGCGCGCCTGGAGACCGGGCGGCTCAAGCTGAACTTCAGCGCGGTGGACCTGGAAAAGGAGGTCACCGAGCTGATGGAGGACTTCTCGCCCCGCTACGCCCAGAAGGGCCTGGAGCTGGTGCTGACCAGCGGGGAGAAGCTGCCGGTGATCGAGGCCGACCCGGTGCACCTGCGCCGGGCCCTGGGCAACCTCTTGGACAACGCGCTCAAGTATTCGGACCAGGGCGGCACGGTGAGCATCGAGTTCCAGGACGAAGGGCCCAAGGTGACCCTCAGGGTGCGCGACCAGGGGGCGGGCATCCCCCCGGCGGACCTGCCCTACATCTTCGACATGTTCTACCGCTCGGAAAGTCAGGGCAAGAAGGCGGGCCACGGCCTGGGCCTGGCCGGAGTGGAGGCCATAGCGCGGGGCCACGGCGGACGGGTGTTGGTGACCAGCGAGCCGGGGAAGGGCTCGGTTTTCAGCGTGGAGCTGCCCAAGCAGCAACCCCTGGAACAGGAGTAA